In one Mycobacteroides chelonae genomic region, the following are encoded:
- a CDS encoding metallopeptidase family protein, whose product MARDGRRGGSASGSSSQGSRRGRDFRGPLLPPTVPGWRSRAERFDMAVLEAYEPIERAWQSRLEGLDVAVDEIPRIQPKDPESVQWPPEVIADGPIPLARLIPAGVDTRGNTTRARIVLFRKPIELRAKKSGDLSDLLHDLLVAQVATHLGVEPSVIDPTITDEGD is encoded by the coding sequence ATGGCACGTGACGGACGGCGCGGCGGCTCGGCGAGCGGATCGAGCTCGCAGGGCTCCCGAAGGGGGCGCGATTTTCGTGGCCCGCTCTTGCCGCCGACCGTTCCCGGCTGGCGCTCACGCGCCGAGCGCTTCGATATGGCGGTGCTGGAGGCCTATGAACCCATCGAGCGGGCGTGGCAGTCGCGGCTGGAGGGTCTCGATGTCGCGGTAGACGAGATTCCGCGCATCCAACCCAAGGATCCCGAGTCGGTGCAATGGCCGCCGGAGGTGATCGCCGACGGACCGATCCCGCTGGCAAGGCTTATTCCCGCTGGCGTGGATACCCGGGGTAACACCACCCGGGCGCGAATTGTCCTATTCCGCAAGCCGATCGAATTACGCGCGAAGAAATCTGGGGATTTGTCGGATCTCCTGCACGATCTGCTGGTGGCGCAGGTTGCCACCCACCTGGGGGTGGAACCATCGGTGATCGACCCGACCATCACCGATGAGGGCGACTAA
- the ahcY gene encoding adenosylhomocysteinase has translation MTELVADVRNGIDYKVADLSEAEFGRKEIRLAEHEMPGLMALRREYADVLPLKGARISGSLHMTIQTAVLIETLTALGAEVRWASCNIFSTQDHAAAAIVVGPHGTPEEPQGTPVFAWKGETLEEYWWAAEQMLTWPNEPANMILDDGGDATMLVLRGAQFEQAGVVPPADDNDSAEYKVFLNLLRERFETDKDKWTKIAESVQGVTEETTTGVLRLYQFAAAGELAFPAINVNDSVTKSKFDNKYGTRHSLVDGINRGTDVLIGGKKVLICGYGDVGKGCAESLAGQGARVQVTEIDPINALQALMDGFDVVTVEQAIGNADIVVTATGNYDIILLDHMKAMKDQAILGNIGHFDNEIDMAALEKSGATRLNIKPQVDLWTFGDSGKSIIVLSEGRLLNLGNATGHPSFVMSNSFSNQVIAQIELWTKNDEYDNEVYRLAKHLDEKVARIHVEALGGTLTKLTKDQAEYIGVDVEGPYKPEHYRY, from the coding sequence ATGACCGAGCTGGTGGCCGACGTACGCAACGGCATTGATTACAAGGTGGCCGATCTTTCCGAGGCCGAGTTCGGCCGCAAGGAGATCCGTCTCGCCGAGCATGAGATGCCCGGCCTCATGGCGCTGCGTCGCGAGTACGCGGATGTATTGCCGCTCAAGGGCGCTCGCATTTCGGGCTCGCTGCACATGACGATCCAGACTGCGGTGCTGATCGAGACGTTGACGGCCCTGGGTGCCGAGGTGCGCTGGGCTTCTTGCAACATCTTCTCCACCCAGGACCATGCGGCGGCGGCGATCGTCGTCGGCCCGCACGGCACCCCGGAGGAGCCTCAGGGCACCCCGGTCTTCGCCTGGAAGGGCGAGACGCTGGAGGAGTACTGGTGGGCCGCCGAGCAGATGCTCACCTGGCCGAACGAGCCGGCCAACATGATCCTCGACGACGGCGGCGACGCCACCATGCTGGTGCTGCGCGGCGCGCAGTTCGAGCAGGCCGGCGTGGTGCCCCCGGCGGACGACAACGACTCGGCCGAGTACAAGGTCTTCCTGAACCTGCTGCGTGAGCGGTTCGAGACCGACAAGGACAAGTGGACCAAGATTGCCGAGTCGGTCCAGGGTGTCACCGAGGAGACCACCACCGGCGTGCTGCGCCTGTACCAGTTCGCCGCTGCCGGCGAGCTGGCGTTCCCGGCCATCAACGTCAACGACTCGGTGACCAAGAGCAAGTTCGACAACAAGTACGGCACCCGGCACTCGCTGGTCGACGGCATCAACCGCGGCACCGACGTGCTCATCGGTGGCAAGAAGGTGCTGATCTGTGGCTACGGCGACGTCGGCAAGGGCTGCGCTGAGTCCCTCGCGGGGCAAGGCGCTCGTGTGCAGGTCACCGAGATCGACCCGATCAACGCGCTGCAGGCGCTCATGGACGGGTTCGATGTCGTCACCGTCGAGCAGGCCATCGGCAATGCCGACATCGTGGTGACCGCGACCGGTAACTACGACATCATCCTGCTGGACCACATGAAGGCCATGAAGGACCAGGCGATCCTGGGCAACATCGGCCACTTCGACAACGAGATCGACATGGCGGCCCTCGAGAAGTCCGGCGCCACGCGGCTCAACATCAAGCCGCAGGTCGACCTGTGGACCTTCGGGGACTCGGGCAAGTCGATCATCGTGCTGTCCGAGGGGCGTCTGCTCAACCTGGGTAACGCCACCGGACACCCGTCGTTCGTGATGAGCAACAGCTTCTCCAACCAGGTGATCGCGCAGATCGAGCTGTGGACCAAGAACGACGAGTACGACAACGAGGTGTACCGACTGGCCAAGCACCTGGACGAGAAGGTGGCGCGCATTCACGTCGAGGCTCTCGGCGGCACGCTGACCAAGCTCACCAAGGATCAGGCCGAGTACATCGGCGTCGACGTGGAAGGCCCGTACAAGCCGGAGCACTACCGCTACTGA
- the manA gene encoding mannose-6-phosphate isomerase, class I produces MNLLRGAIRTYAWGSRTAIAEFTGRPTPTPHPEAELWLGAHPADPAYLETGGGAESLLDVVAADPAGQLGPASVAEFGDQLPFLLKVLAADEPLSLQAHPSAQQAADGYAREEAAGVPLNSPVRNYRDRNHKPELVVALDRFEALAGFRDPGDTVELFRALDVGELTPYVNLLAGQSDADGLRALFTTWITLPQPSLDLLVPAVLEGAVRYLSSGHERFAGEARTLLELGERYPADAGVLASLLLNRLTLEPGEGIYLPAGNLHAYLRGLAVEIMANSDNVLRGGLTPKHVDVPELLRVLDFSPAAEKHLHVETVTDGAQTRYLTPAREFALSRFDLVDGERVPVEVKGPRIVLCTRGSVRLDGMGPDLDVHAGQSVWIPADGGDVTLTGQSDARVFMATVDADA; encoded by the coding sequence GTGAATCTGCTCAGGGGGGCGATAAGGACGTACGCCTGGGGCTCGCGGACGGCGATCGCCGAGTTCACCGGACGCCCAACACCGACACCGCATCCGGAAGCCGAACTGTGGCTGGGTGCGCACCCTGCCGATCCGGCCTACCTGGAAACCGGTGGTGGCGCAGAGTCATTACTCGATGTAGTGGCGGCAGATCCGGCAGGGCAGTTGGGTCCGGCGTCGGTGGCTGAGTTCGGCGATCAATTGCCCTTCCTGCTCAAGGTGCTGGCGGCGGACGAGCCGCTGTCCCTGCAAGCCCACCCCAGTGCGCAGCAGGCGGCAGACGGATACGCGCGGGAAGAGGCGGCGGGTGTCCCGCTCAACTCTCCGGTGCGCAATTATCGGGATCGCAATCACAAGCCCGAACTGGTTGTGGCGCTGGATCGTTTTGAGGCGCTGGCAGGCTTTCGAGACCCCGGTGACACCGTCGAACTCTTTCGCGCGCTCGATGTCGGCGAGCTGACACCCTATGTGAATCTGTTGGCCGGACAATCCGATGCCGATGGGCTGCGCGCCCTGTTCACCACCTGGATAACCCTTCCGCAGCCCAGCCTGGATCTGTTGGTGCCTGCCGTGCTCGAGGGTGCCGTGCGTTATCTGTCGTCCGGCCACGAGCGTTTCGCTGGTGAGGCGCGCACGCTTCTGGAGTTGGGTGAGCGGTATCCGGCGGACGCCGGAGTACTTGCCTCCTTGTTGTTGAATCGGCTCACGCTGGAACCGGGGGAGGGGATTTACCTGCCCGCCGGAAATCTGCATGCGTACCTGCGTGGTCTGGCCGTCGAGATCATGGCCAATTCCGACAACGTGCTGCGCGGCGGGCTTACTCCCAAACACGTCGATGTACCCGAATTGCTTCGGGTGCTCGATTTCTCACCCGCCGCCGAAAAACACCTGCATGTTGAGACCGTCACCGACGGTGCACAGACTCGGTACCTCACGCCCGCCAGGGAGTTCGCGTTATCGCGATTCGATCTGGTGGATGGCGAACGCGTACCGGTGGAGGTAAAAGGACCGCGGATAGTGCTGTGCACGCGGGGCAGCGTGCGGTTGGACGGTATGGGGCCGGACCTTGACGTTCATGCGGGACAGTCGGTGTGGATACCGGCCGACGGCGGAGATGTGACGCTGACCGGGCAGTCCGATGCCCGTGTATTCATGGCAACAGTTGACGCGGACGCGTGA
- a CDS encoding alkane 1-monooxygenase, whose protein sequence is MTSNLDAAHDLPVQWRDRKRHMWLYGMIPPTAIFIATALVYAMNQLGWQQFSPFFFWIGPLLVYVILPLLDLRFGADGENAPDEVMEALENDKYYRYCTYIFIPFQYASFFLGAYYFTATDLSWIGFDNGISWISKLGIALSIGVLGGVGINTAHEMGHKKDELERWLSKITLAQTFYGHFYIEHNRGHHVRVATPEDPASSRFGETFWGFWPRSVWGSLKSSWNLEATRMKRLNRFVLHPSNDVVNAWLMTVVLFGVTIAIFGTAVIPYLIIQAIYGFTFLETVNYLEHYGLLRQKVAGGRYERCTPKHSWNSDHLVTNIFLYHLQRHSDHHANPTRRYQTLRSMDGAPNLPSGYATMLTLAYFPPLWRKVMDQRVLDHYDGDITKVNIQPSKRAKILAKYGVTEQAA, encoded by the coding sequence ATGACGTCAAACCTTGATGCAGCCCATGACCTGCCCGTCCAGTGGCGCGACCGCAAGCGCCACATGTGGCTGTACGGGATGATCCCGCCCACGGCGATCTTCATTGCGACGGCGCTGGTTTATGCGATGAACCAGCTCGGATGGCAGCAGTTCTCGCCGTTCTTCTTCTGGATCGGCCCACTGCTGGTGTACGTGATCCTGCCGCTGCTGGATCTGCGTTTCGGTGCCGACGGCGAGAACGCACCCGATGAGGTGATGGAGGCGCTGGAGAACGACAAGTACTACCGCTATTGCACGTACATCTTCATTCCCTTCCAATACGCGAGCTTCTTCCTGGGGGCCTACTACTTCACCGCCACCGACCTGAGTTGGATCGGGTTCGACAACGGCATCAGCTGGATCTCCAAGCTGGGTATCGCCTTGTCGATCGGTGTGCTCGGCGGCGTCGGCATCAACACGGCCCACGAGATGGGGCACAAGAAAGACGAGCTGGAGCGCTGGCTCTCGAAGATCACTCTGGCGCAGACGTTCTACGGCCACTTCTATATCGAGCACAACCGCGGACACCATGTGCGCGTCGCGACACCTGAGGATCCGGCCAGCTCGCGATTCGGCGAGACGTTCTGGGGCTTCTGGCCGCGCAGCGTCTGGGGCAGCCTGAAGTCTTCGTGGAATCTTGAGGCCACCCGCATGAAGCGGCTGAACCGCTTCGTGCTGCACCCCAGCAACGATGTGGTGAACGCCTGGCTGATGACGGTGGTGTTGTTCGGGGTCACCATCGCCATCTTCGGCACCGCGGTCATCCCGTACCTGATCATTCAGGCCATCTACGGCTTCACCTTCCTGGAGACGGTGAACTACCTGGAGCACTACGGGCTGCTGCGGCAGAAGGTCGCCGGCGGGCGCTACGAGCGCTGCACCCCCAAGCACAGCTGGAACTCCGATCACCTGGTGACCAACATCTTCCTGTACCACCTGCAGCGGCACAGCGATCACCACGCCAACCCCACCCGGCGCTACCAGACTCTGCGCAGCATGGACGGTGCTCCGAACCTGCCCAGTGGCTACGCCACGATGCTGACGCTGGCCTACTTCCCGCCGCTGTGGCGCAAGGTGATGGATCAGCGGGTGCTGGATCACTACGACGGCGACATCACCAAGGTCAACATCCAGCCCAGCAAGCGCGCCAAGATTCTGGCCAAGTACGGCGTAACCGAACAGGCGGCCTGA
- a CDS encoding phosphomannomutase/phosphoglucomutase, with product MARSADAVHAVIKAYDVRGLLGEQIDESFVFDVGSSFARLVKAEQADAGAPLRIVVGRDMRDSSPPLAQAFTEGVTAQGVDVVQIGLASTDQLYFASGLLDCPGAMFTASHNPAAYNGIKLCRAGAKPVGRDTGLAIISEELINGVPAHDAAAGTITERDVLAEYGEFLRSLVQLSGARPLRVAVDAGNGMAGHTTPAVLGAIPSIALAPLYFELDGNFPNHEANPLDPENLRDLQAFVVAEGADIGLAFDGDADRCFVVDERGRAVSPSAVTALVARRELEREIGGTIIHNLITSRAVPELVVEHGGTPVRSRVGHSFIKALMAETGAIFGGEHSAHYYFRDFWGADSGMLAALHVLAALGEQDRPLSDLMSDYERYASSGEINFRVSNAKACIDEVLKSFGTQIVSIDHLDGVTVDIGTGTWFNLRTSNTEPLLRLNVEARTDEDVAGVVARVTELVDRTEAAT from the coding sequence ATGGCCCGGTCCGCCGACGCTGTCCACGCAGTCATCAAGGCGTACGACGTTCGTGGCCTCCTGGGCGAGCAGATCGACGAGTCCTTCGTGTTCGACGTGGGTTCTTCGTTCGCACGACTGGTCAAGGCGGAGCAGGCCGACGCCGGCGCGCCATTGCGGATCGTGGTGGGCCGCGACATGCGCGACTCGTCGCCTCCGCTGGCTCAGGCGTTCACCGAGGGTGTCACCGCTCAGGGCGTCGATGTCGTGCAGATCGGACTGGCATCCACTGATCAGCTGTACTTCGCTTCGGGGCTGTTGGATTGCCCGGGAGCCATGTTCACCGCCAGCCACAACCCGGCCGCGTACAACGGAATCAAGCTGTGCCGCGCCGGTGCCAAGCCGGTGGGCAGGGACACCGGCCTGGCCATCATCAGCGAGGAGCTGATCAACGGGGTGCCCGCGCACGACGCTGCGGCGGGCACGATCACCGAACGTGATGTTCTCGCCGAGTACGGCGAGTTCCTGCGGTCACTGGTTCAGTTGAGCGGGGCACGCCCCCTTCGGGTGGCTGTGGATGCGGGTAACGGTATGGCCGGACACACGACACCGGCGGTGCTGGGTGCGATTCCATCGATTGCGCTCGCGCCGTTGTACTTCGAGTTGGACGGCAACTTCCCCAACCACGAAGCCAACCCGCTCGACCCCGAGAACCTGCGCGATCTGCAGGCCTTCGTGGTGGCCGAGGGTGCTGACATCGGCCTCGCCTTCGATGGCGACGCCGACCGGTGCTTCGTCGTCGATGAGCGCGGACGGGCCGTATCTCCTTCCGCGGTAACCGCTTTGGTAGCGCGTCGAGAGCTGGAGCGGGAAATCGGCGGCACCATCATCCACAATCTGATCACCTCGCGTGCCGTCCCCGAGCTTGTCGTCGAGCACGGCGGAACACCGGTGCGCTCTCGCGTCGGCCACTCGTTCATCAAGGCATTGATGGCCGAGACGGGCGCGATCTTCGGCGGTGAGCATTCCGCGCACTACTACTTCCGGGACTTCTGGGGTGCCGACTCCGGAATGCTGGCGGCACTGCACGTGCTGGCAGCCCTGGGCGAGCAGGACCGGCCGCTTTCAGATCTCATGTCTGATTACGAGCGGTACGCATCCTCCGGCGAGATCAACTTCCGCGTCTCGAATGCCAAGGCATGTATCGACGAGGTGTTGAAGTCCTTTGGCACACAGATAGTTTCGATCGACCATCTCGACGGCGTCACCGTCGACATCGGTACCGGAACGTGGTTCAACCTGCGCACGTCCAACACCGAGCCACTGCTGCGCCTCAACGTCGAGGCCCGCACCGACGAAGATGTGGCGGGTGTGGTCGCGCGCGTCACCGAGTTGGTCGACCGCACCGAGGCCGCGACCTGA
- a CDS encoding amino acid permease, which yields MPGSGLWRTKSVEQSIADTDEPETKLRRDLTWWDLTVFGVSVVIGAGIFTVTASTAANVTGPAISLSFIMAAIGCGLAAMCYAEFASTIPVAGSAYTFSYATFGEFAAWILGWDLILEFSVGAATVAKGWSSYLSTVFGLSSGTVHLGSLKIDWGALLIVSVLTVLLAVGTKLSSRVSLVITTVKVLVVLLVIIVGAFFIKAANYTPFVPPAEAGSSSRTGLDQSLFSFIAGGSGSQYGWFGVLAGASIVFFAFIGFDVVATTAEETRNPQKDVPRGIIASLVIVTVLYVAVTVVLSGMVKYSDLRAADSHPNLSTAFHLNGVDWAAKVIAIGALAGLTTVVMVLMLGQIRVIFAMCRDGLLPRELARTGSHGTPIRITLIVGFLVAIAASLTPIEGLEEIVNVGTLFAFVLVSAGVIVLRRSRPDLPRSFRTPGVPWLPVVAILACGWLMLNLAVRTWTFALAWMVIGVIVYFAYSRRHSVLGLRVAVEK from the coding sequence ATGCCAGGTAGCGGATTGTGGCGAACCAAGTCTGTCGAACAGTCGATCGCGGATACCGACGAGCCGGAAACGAAGCTCCGTAGGGACCTAACGTGGTGGGATCTCACCGTTTTCGGGGTCTCTGTGGTCATCGGAGCCGGAATCTTCACCGTCACGGCATCGACGGCCGCCAATGTCACCGGTCCGGCGATATCGCTGTCCTTCATCATGGCTGCGATCGGGTGTGGCCTGGCCGCGATGTGCTACGCCGAGTTCGCATCGACCATTCCGGTTGCAGGCAGCGCCTATACGTTCTCCTATGCGACATTCGGTGAGTTCGCGGCCTGGATCCTGGGATGGGATCTCATCTTGGAGTTCTCGGTTGGTGCGGCCACCGTCGCGAAGGGCTGGTCGAGCTATCTGAGCACGGTATTTGGGTTATCTAGTGGCACAGTGCATCTCGGGTCGCTCAAGATCGACTGGGGCGCGCTGCTCATTGTCTCGGTGTTGACGGTGCTACTGGCCGTCGGCACCAAGCTGTCTTCACGGGTGTCCCTCGTCATCACGACCGTCAAGGTCCTGGTGGTGCTGCTGGTGATCATCGTCGGCGCGTTCTTCATCAAGGCGGCCAACTACACACCGTTCGTTCCACCGGCGGAGGCAGGAAGTTCCAGCAGGACCGGTTTGGATCAGTCCCTGTTTTCGTTCATCGCCGGCGGCTCCGGAAGCCAGTACGGCTGGTTCGGGGTGCTGGCGGGCGCCTCGATCGTGTTCTTCGCGTTCATCGGGTTCGATGTCGTCGCCACCACTGCGGAGGAAACGCGGAACCCGCAAAAGGATGTGCCGCGCGGCATCATCGCCTCGCTCGTCATCGTCACCGTTCTGTACGTCGCGGTCACGGTGGTGCTCTCGGGCATGGTCAAGTACAGCGACCTGCGGGCGGCCGATTCGCACCCGAATCTGTCCACGGCATTTCACCTCAACGGTGTCGACTGGGCGGCCAAGGTCATCGCCATCGGCGCGCTGGCCGGCCTGACCACGGTGGTGATGGTGCTGATGCTCGGACAGATCCGCGTCATCTTCGCGATGTGCCGTGATGGACTGCTGCCCCGCGAACTCGCCCGGACGGGATCGCATGGCACACCCATACGCATCACCCTCATCGTGGGCTTTCTTGTCGCGATAGCGGCGTCCCTTACCCCGATAGAGGGGCTGGAAGAGATCGTCAACGTCGGGACATTGTTCGCCTTTGTGCTGGTGTCGGCCGGCGTCATCGTGCTGCGGCGCTCCCGGCCCGACTTGCCCCGGAGCTTCCGCACACCGGGTGTGCCGTGGCTGCCCGTGGTCGCGATCCTGGCGTGCGGGTGGTTGATGCTCAATCTCGCCGTCCGCACCTGGACGTTCGCATTGGCCTGGATGGTCATCGGCGTGATCGTCTACTTCGCTTATAGCCGCAGGCACTCGGTGCTGGGGTTGCGGGTAGCCGTCGAGAAGTAG
- a CDS encoding TetR/AcrR family transcriptional regulator: MPYAEAARALLRESVLDALGDLLRHQDWSAVTMSAVARRAGVSRQTLYNEFGSRQGLAQGYALRLALRLADSVNDAIYANVGDIHGALHQGFAAFFAESAADPMVISLLTGEAKPELMRLVTVDSALIVLPASARLTESFANSWVAASGEDAAILARSIVRLAISYVSMPPESDHDVALDMARLLSPFVEANALTDKAPTSGTGPQ, from the coding sequence GTGCCGTATGCCGAGGCCGCGCGGGCGCTGCTTCGCGAATCGGTGCTTGATGCGCTCGGAGACCTTCTGCGTCATCAGGATTGGTCGGCAGTGACCATGTCGGCGGTCGCCCGCCGGGCAGGAGTCAGCCGTCAGACGCTGTACAACGAATTCGGTTCCCGGCAGGGGCTGGCTCAGGGATACGCCCTGCGGCTGGCCTTGCGTCTGGCCGACTCCGTCAACGACGCGATCTACGCCAACGTCGGTGATATCCATGGCGCGTTGCACCAGGGATTTGCGGCCTTCTTCGCCGAGAGTGCCGCAGACCCCATGGTCATCTCGTTGTTGACAGGCGAGGCCAAGCCCGAACTCATGCGCCTCGTGACGGTCGACAGCGCGTTGATCGTGCTGCCGGCGTCGGCGCGGCTCACCGAGTCGTTTGCGAACAGCTGGGTGGCCGCCAGTGGAGAAGACGCGGCCATCCTCGCGAGGTCGATTGTGCGGCTGGCGATTAGTTACGTGTCGATGCCGCCGGAATCGGATCATGATGTGGCGCTCGATATGGCGCGCCTGCTGTCCCCGTTCGTGGAGGCCAACGCGCTCACCGACAAGGCCCCCACAAGCGGCACGGGCCCCCAGTGA
- a CDS encoding dTMP kinase, producing the protein MGQLIAIEGVDGAGKRTLTAALTKRCGLQGLSVATLDFPRYGRSVHADLAAESLKGGHGDVVSSAYAMGLLFALDRRSALGEIAELIAANDLVILDRWVASNAAYGAARLHQDGGGDMARWVYELEYQRFGLPHPDRQVFLNVSPELAQQRARHREEQESARTRDTYERDADLQSRVSAAYADLAQRNWGGPWVITDGADPDALAERLLRRV; encoded by the coding sequence GTGGGCCAGCTGATTGCGATCGAGGGTGTCGACGGCGCGGGCAAGCGCACGCTTACCGCCGCGCTGACGAAGCGCTGCGGATTGCAGGGGTTATCCGTTGCGACGCTGGATTTTCCGCGCTACGGACGCTCGGTGCACGCCGATCTCGCGGCCGAGTCGCTCAAGGGCGGGCACGGCGATGTGGTGTCCTCCGCGTACGCGATGGGACTGCTGTTCGCCCTCGACCGCCGCAGTGCGCTCGGTGAGATAGCCGAGCTGATCGCCGCGAACGATCTGGTGATACTGGATCGCTGGGTTGCGTCCAACGCTGCCTATGGCGCGGCGCGGCTGCATCAGGACGGCGGCGGCGACATGGCGCGCTGGGTCTATGAGCTTGAGTACCAACGCTTTGGCCTGCCGCATCCCGACCGGCAGGTGTTCTTGAACGTTTCCCCGGAGCTTGCTCAGCAGCGGGCGCGGCACCGCGAGGAGCAGGAGAGCGCGCGCACCCGCGATACCTATGAGCGTGATGCGGATCTGCAGTCGCGGGTCTCCGCGGCGTATGCCGATTTGGCGCAACGGAATTGGGGTGGCCCATGGGTGATCACCGACGGCGCCGACCCGGATGCATTGGCCGAGAGGCTCCTGCGCCGAGTGTGA
- a CDS encoding WhiB family transcriptional regulator → MQNDFDALIGVADDQWQEKALCAQTDPEAFFPEKGGSTREAKRICQGCEVKDECLEYALANDERFGIWGGLSERERRRLKRGII, encoded by the coding sequence GTGCAGAACGATTTTGATGCGCTGATTGGTGTCGCTGATGATCAGTGGCAAGAGAAGGCGCTGTGCGCACAGACCGATCCAGAGGCGTTCTTCCCTGAGAAGGGCGGGTCGACTCGCGAGGCCAAGCGCATCTGCCAGGGCTGCGAAGTCAAGGACGAGTGCCTTGAATACGCACTGGCCAACGACGAGCGGTTCGGTATCTGGGGCGGGTTGTCCGAGCGTGAGCGCCGTCGCCTGAAGCGGGGCATCATCTAA
- a CDS encoding rubredoxin, whose translation MSDDDYKLFECMQCGFQYDEALGWPEDGIEPGTRWDDIPEDWSCPDCGAAKADFVMVEIARP comes from the coding sequence ATGAGCGACGACGACTACAAGTTGTTCGAATGCATGCAGTGCGGATTTCAGTACGACGAGGCGCTGGGCTGGCCAGAGGACGGTATCGAGCCGGGCACTCGCTGGGATGACATCCCCGAGGACTGGAGCTGCCCGGACTGCGGGGCCGCCAAGGCCGACTTCGTGATGGTGGAGATCGCGCGGCCATGA
- a CDS encoding cation diffusion facilitator family transporter, protein MSAGGSKRAIIAALAANAGIAAAKFVGFLITGSSSMLAESVHSVADTSNQGLLLYGQRAASKEADRLHPFGYGRSRFFYSFVVALVLFTLGSVFALYEGYHKIHAPEHLQSPIVAIVILVLAIGLEGYSFRTAFVESKPLKGKASWWQFIRNSRNPELPVVLLEDTGALLGLAFALFGVGMTILTGDPVWDGIGTMAIGVLLGVIAIVLMVEMKSLLIGEGATATQERAILDALTGTDHVERVIHCRTQYLGPEELLVAAKIAIAPDADLPLVAATIDAAERRVREAVPIAQVIYLEPDLDRSAVNS, encoded by the coding sequence ATGTCGGCAGGCGGCAGTAAGAGGGCGATCATCGCGGCGCTGGCGGCGAACGCGGGTATCGCGGCGGCCAAGTTCGTCGGATTCCTGATCACCGGGAGTTCGTCGATGCTCGCCGAGTCCGTGCACTCGGTGGCGGACACCTCTAACCAGGGGCTGCTGCTCTACGGGCAGCGCGCCGCGAGTAAGGAAGCAGATCGACTGCACCCGTTCGGATATGGACGTAGCCGATTCTTCTACTCTTTTGTGGTCGCGCTGGTGCTGTTCACGCTCGGCTCGGTCTTCGCCCTCTATGAGGGCTATCACAAGATCCACGCTCCCGAGCATCTGCAGTCGCCCATTGTCGCGATTGTGATCCTGGTGTTGGCCATAGGTCTGGAGGGCTACAGCTTCCGCACCGCCTTCGTGGAATCCAAACCGCTGAAGGGCAAAGCCAGCTGGTGGCAGTTCATCCGAAACTCCCGTAACCCGGAGCTTCCCGTCGTGCTGCTCGAAGACACCGGTGCTCTGCTGGGGCTGGCCTTCGCGCTGTTCGGCGTCGGCATGACGATTCTCACGGGCGACCCCGTGTGGGATGGGATCGGCACCATGGCGATCGGTGTGCTGCTGGGCGTCATCGCGATCGTTTTGATGGTCGAGATGAAGAGCCTTCTGATCGGTGAAGGTGCGACCGCAACGCAGGAGCGCGCGATCCTGGATGCGCTGACCGGCACCGATCACGTCGAGCGGGTAATCCATTGCCGTACTCAGTATCTGGGTCCCGAGGAACTTCTGGTCGCGGCCAAGATCGCGATCGCGCCCGATGCGGATCTGCCGTTGGTCGCCGCCACGATCGATGCCGCAGAGCGGCGGGTGCGCGAGGCGGTGCCGATCGCGCAGGTGATCTATCTCGAGCCCGATCTGGATCGTTCGGCCGTCAATTCTTAG
- a CDS encoding rubredoxin produces the protein MSQYRCPICQYVYDESTGAPREGFPAGTAWSEVPDDWCCPDCGVREKVDFEALQGAES, from the coding sequence ATGTCCCAGTACCGTTGCCCCATATGTCAGTACGTGTACGACGAGAGCACGGGTGCCCCTCGCGAGGGGTTCCCGGCCGGGACGGCGTGGTCGGAGGTTCCCGACGACTGGTGCTGCCCCGACTGCGGAGTGCGCGAGAAGGTGGATTTTGAAGCCCTGCAAGGAGCGGAATCATGA
- a CDS encoding DUF3499 domain-containing protein encodes MRAPRRCCRPGCPSSAVATLTFVYADSTAVVGPLATSSEPHSWDLCAQHASRITAPRGWELVRYNGPLPSNPEDDDLVALADAVREPTGVRMAAAGFSEPALDMGGPATSAAPRPVHPAPVGRRRGHLRVLPDPAE; translated from the coding sequence GTGAGAGCCCCCCGTCGCTGCTGTCGACCCGGGTGCCCGAGTTCCGCCGTGGCGACGTTGACGTTTGTCTATGCGGACTCGACGGCCGTGGTTGGGCCGCTGGCCACGTCCAGCGAGCCGCATTCGTGGGATCTGTGCGCGCAGCACGCGAGCCGGATTACCGCGCCCCGTGGCTGGGAGCTGGTCCGGTACAACGGCCCCCTGCCGTCGAATCCCGAGGATGACGACTTGGTTGCCCTGGCCGATGCGGTCCGGGAACCCACCGGAGTGCGGATGGCCGCGGCGGGATTCAGCGAGCCCGCACTCGATATGGGAGGGCCTGCCACCTCGGCTGCTCCCCGGCCCGTGCATCCGGCTCCCGTCGGGCGGCGCCGCGGACATCTGCGGGTTCTGCCGGATCCGGCAGAGTAG